tcccctcactagctcggaaacacgtgttttgtcctttaataccagcgggtaaaaacgcattttatccactagtgggtaaagtaatttgacattgaataaagtcaaataaactgctttaaaattgataaaagtaggtgaatctggtaataaagatgatttaccacctgtggaactactggaagcagtgataaacgcatttttttgccttatagtttcctcgctatagtgaggggaaaagttttgtgttacactcgggtgcaaatgtattttacttctcgtgtgttaaaaaactcgcaagttcaggattctattctcgaaccactcgcttcgctcgtggttcaactatagaatcctttcgcttgctcgtttttcaattccacactcggcgttaaaatacaactttgcccccttgtataacaaataactattattgtgcACTACAAAAAAGATGCAATTTACAAAGCCAATTAAGACTAAAATAGCAGActacaacaggcggtcttatcgctagaGAGCGATCTCTTACAGACAACCTTCGGATAGCGAAACGGTGGTAAGAAATAATTTATTGGGCAGTGCAAAAATAAACTACATGAGTATTAAGATTGTaacataagaaaatataaagtacagatcacaaaatataaacTACATAGACTACAATACATGTATTTTATTGGTATAGAAAAATCTTATTAAAACCTCTTTCAAAACCTAATCATACTAAACTGTATACCAACAAAACATCttgaagttaaaaaaaaaaatacacacattccATTCTAACGTTTGCCGCGTTACTGTGTTGAAATCCTAATTtattcatcattctccttgcgttatcccggtatttgccacgtctcatgggagcctgggatccactttgacaactaatcccaagatttggcgtaggcactagtttttacgaaagcgactgccatctgccttccaacccgaagggtaaactagaccttattggaattagtccggtttccttacgatgttttccttcacggaaaagcgactggcaaatatcaaatgacataatttcgcacataaattccgaaaaacttattggtgcgagccgggacCTCCGgtacgaaagtcgcacgtacttaccgctaggctaccagcgctaatCCTAATTTATTAATGTCTCATTTTTCTTCACAGTGATCTGGAATCCCGGCGCGAAGTTAAAAAGGAGGAGGGCGAGGCGTTCGCCCGCGAGCACGGCCTAGTCTTCATGGAGACCTCGGCGAAGACCGCCGCCAACGTAGAGGAGGCCTTCATCAACACCGCCAAAGAGATCTACGAGAAAATCCAGGAGGGAGTCTTTGACATCAACAATGAGGTTAGATTTCCTTAGATATACAAGTACTGTACTTACATCACTGGCACTGAAACTTCGTTAGTAGTTCTTGTGCtccgcctacccctttatgggatacagccgatacaggcgtgattatatgtatgtaggtactgtaCTACAGTCTAGTCTTGGAGACCTCAGCGAAGACAATCATGAATGTAGGAGGTTTTCAGTAGTACCGTCAATCTATGAGCAGGTGATTTCCTATTTCCTGGTTAGATTTCCTAAGATATGCGAGTAGTAGGCACTACAGTCTGGTCTTGGAGACCTCAGCGAAGACCGCCGCCAACGTGGAGGAGGCCTTCATCAACACCGCCAAAGAGATCTACAAGAAAATCCAGGAGGGAGTCTTTGACATCAACAATGAGGTTAGTTTTCTAAGACATGGTACCACAGTCTAGTCTTGGAGACCTCAGCGAAGACCGCCGCCAACGTGGAGGAGGCCTTCATCAACACCGCCAAAGAGATCTTCGAGAAAATCCAGGAGGGAGTCTTTGACATCAACAATGAGGTTAGTTTTCCAATGAGGTTAGACATGGTACCACTGcctcatttttaaatttttctttttttgccagactgtagACTAATTTATgagaaattaatttaaaaaaaaatatatcaacttGTACTAGTTGTACTGTATGTGTTATTATAATAATCTATTGCTAATCGCAGCTCGAAACTAGAACATCTGCTTATCTATTGTATCACAGTTtctcacagagaacctcctatagagtggcagtcttgtatatttggttcgcgatacgagtcaccagtgtttggggtgcgaggagcgggcggggaatgtgttaagcgcgctgtgattggccgtttcaaggacggcgggcagtcgcgccagatgaaaagggacagaagtatgactgtccctctactgacgcgtaagtggccaatgtaagttgacctatgccggctctgaataaattataaatatgacttatttgtggaatgtaatgccgtctgtttttaaatttgagcttcttgttacctttccacaccatttcacactacaggtggacatctttaaggcatcaaaatacccttttccaatttttttgtgcgaaaaacacgcgctgctttcgggtctgttacttggtcgatactgatcgggcacggcgagcgcccgcgcttatatcagtgcaaatactaggaaggctggccaccgcgagtcgtcttgtaatagatgtctataggggttggtctgtgcagTTTCTTTATCGAAGTTTCATCCTTACGTAAGGTGAACGCATATTTCGCCCGCTTTTACATCGGCCCATTAGCTCAGTTGGTTAGAGCGTCGTGCTAATAAcgcgaaggtcgcgggttcgatcccctCATGGGCCACtcttctttttgtattttttttttccttttctaCACAGAAAATAATTCCGTGTCACGATATAAGTATTGAAAATTATTGGtgtttttcatttatttgattattttcaaattattatttgttctgTTTTTTGTATTGTTATAAGCGTACCTATCTACAAACATTCCGTAATCAGATATTCAAGTTTTGACGTTTAGGATTAATTTGTTATTTATGGTAGTGTTTTTTTATCGTTATTAGCACAGAATCACAGATACGTACGTTTAAACATTTGGTTTCTTTTAtagtttgttttttgttttgacgTACTCTCGCGATCTAGGTTGATCAATATTTAGCCTAGGaaccatccggtcttgctactactgggaaaataacttaattctataacagtactttttatgtcaccaaaaattaagtttggtaatttgaaatagtttttttagttaagccaccaaaatttgtgacaaaaaacgtataatagaataaaaaaaatattattttaattcactaaaaatcaggcgaaaatggaatcaggacttttgttttaaattcgactactttaatttatgacctttataacacattaagaaaccacctatttttgtgaatgatacttcgtagtagcaaaaagcggactaattaaatcatgacacaagcaataaaaggacaagtgaagttatggttgttttgtatatacattatgtgttgaaacactatgaaaactgaaaccaccccaaaaacaagacggatgttcaatattttactagctcggaataacattcacggcaaaaattacataagcaaaaaaattggaacagacttttcgttaggatcataataaagaagaataaaaattaatccacctttaaatgctcgccaagaagcgctaaaaccacatacgtacgtactgaaataagtattttcatattcttcttacctacaaactctctaccattgacgacgtaatttcctgcattatttcaaaagtgactcatgtgttcaaccgcattttcattacatcatggtataataatatatttcgtcgccactactatcgcttaaatagctcaggttgTACTAGCGTAACGTAAAATGACGGACGGTCCTGATGTCGTGGATTCGATCCCCGGCAGTCAAAATGagctttttttggtttttatttttattttatttttcttttaccgcccttttaccccctttatttaaaatattgttttttttttgttgtatataacattttatttaatgctgtgagtaatttaggtacagtcaagatatttaattccctagccatttttgaatgttattagacacatgtaatgcaataaggtcgaaaactgtatttcagtattagtattgattgaaggtaacctaaggttcaacatcgttcctccccgcaaccgcaatactctgtcttagctaaccatcgctagacgttatgcccttgtaataaggattacaaatgtacagtgacagttgtccggtatgactcatagatttatatattattaagctagattgagttgttaggcccaaaagtgtgtccacgtgagagggtaaagttggggctggtgtccctctcgcacttattgccactgtcaaaattatttgaatgacgtcatcactgtcattatttggggatatcagtcaatattcaaagttactaccaaatctactaataccgaatgaaaggttttttttaattgcgcaaatctttgattttatggcttcataataatgacttaccaattcgctacaaggtattaatatccttgcctcgatataatacaaaaatcatttaagaagtttattaacttagttatcatacaggtaaaaacactactactatagtaatctctttaacactggtcacacgtgcgagagggacaccagccccaactttgaccctctcatgtggatacacttttactatcctaataagaacgtttttctgcaccggtgataaagttcaatttattatggcaaaaaaagtgtgagctcagtccctattgaaagtccatggtatgactaaatgaaaaattggctaaatagtaatcggaaaacaagcaaaaagggtagaatatatttctataagttatttcgttggattacattacaaaattaatgtataatacattataatactcgttgtaattgtatagatttaaataaataattttattagttcaaattaatgaccgtcaaggaacaaaaactaattgagtcgctattagaccgttttcacattatccgatccgataacggatgtcggaaggatatcaatagatgaatccaagattccgcctgtaatgtatgggatatcggtccgacatccgatatcggatcggataatgcgaaaaagcacttaggtctacattttacacgtttgaaaaccaagattaattagagtcagttgtatggtcggtatgtagtgtaaataaaaagtcgaaaagtagtaggttctttctatactttttgctatgtattttatatttcaataggcaggcttctgtacccatattacagtactttcaatatgtgctatcctataattaaattcggacactcgcgtagacacttctaatattatttgaatggcattaccaacattaaatctccttttgaaaataaattttaaagaatatcccactatcagatcagagccactggtatttaatttaaaacaaatgcctataataaataaatccgatgaacctttgggttgtctgctgtcgaatttaattattttcatagaaaatattttaatttgtatccttccagctcgagattcttggaagccctgtaaatttctctttgtgacaacaagatatgacatgtcaggaaatttacacatacatacattacatacatttattgtaataaacgtagtacaagtgaccaagataaagatgatacagtagggtatttttaaagtttatgtaatgaagaagtaaaattgcggccttttttaggtatttctatttatggaataaattggaaatatctaatacctacatacttattatatattggtagcggctccattcgttcaatattcgttcgcaattcattttgacatttaagtcatttgagcatattatgacaaaaggtattttgataaagagtttttagtgtgtcgcagttccatttgcaattttgatacttaggtctttatacactaagttggttatggcatgaacgatttttttcctaagcagataagaagttaacgttattagcatcaacaagaatgttataaatgcaatttagacccagatttttaaaacatttttgttatgaattgtgcgtccttgtatttaatgtcattgcagtagcttgtactcatcaacttataatataaataaaacattaaaaaaatgaattaaaaaagctgtaatatctacattctacgtatgcgacgactgagatttgaacccgtgacctgtggcttgtaagtctaacgataatcgccggggctatacctggccgtgacatatgggtcgaaattagactttgcatagctttcgcgtgtttgtaacaagcgttgcttcaacgattctgaagaatggaagaatacatttcacaagatgacggagatctgtcaaatggtagaagagaaaaacgtgagatagatgtatgtactgacaagtatatactcttttcgacgactgtcaaatcgcatgcctaaaataaatatgtaattttttaaattactttggactttattatcggtgggaaacgtctgtttttaatctacctaaaatattacttatgtagaaataggcatgtaatgaggaggaacactcaaaggatacgacagatggcgccaccctattagtccgtgaaacgtgagagcgagaagctgataattatgtttttttctctctctctcacatatgaatgacagtaacatgcctagactcttgcataggcgccgcctggcggggtaaaatgtcagtgtgcctcctcatgtgtaatagaagaacagaataaaaagcatgcgacacggctcatcacctactctcggcccagctccactggcgtggtggtttgccatatggattcctaaatgtaagacactaaggtccaaaccaaaccacgcaaaaaatgtaaatatacctattattaaagtattaaataaaggtcaaacttattgggtggattatcatgctgttaatattgttaaatagggacagtaaaagtcaacctcgtactattatctgttcctaatttgcccggtcaaatatttagatttttttatttccatataaatatattggtggtttttttatgctaaatatctgaaatattatgtgctattcatttctgcttaaaaatatctgttgttatatttgctctagagcacgttagaaaaaattcaaaaattctatatcattaaaaaaaatcttatttcccgtcatatatttaggtggcttcgggttgtaaaccttaaaactgatttttttttacatgtgtccaccattaaattactgtgaggtattttgctgaaagaaaacgcttattttttgggcgtagttttttttaatatcttccattccaaactattggtggattcgaaaatataggttttttaaattgcgattaaacgctgtatatgaaaaaaaactactgttgtagaattattttcaaaaatatcgcaccgTTCTTAGGCTAATTGACGCCACGTCCAGTTCAGTCGGAACCGTAAAATCAGCGTATCACATACAAAATTATGTAGATACGGACGTGACAAAATgtcaatgtttattttttataattttggcAACCTTCGTCCCACTCACTACTCATTATAAGAGTAATTTATCCGGACGACATCCgcactaatattgtaaatgggaaagtgtgtttgcctgtttgtttgtccgtctttcacggtagaACGGAGCttttttatataccacgtcggtggcaaacaggtatacggcccgcctgatggaaagcggtcaccgtaacctatggacgcccgcaactcaaggggtgtcacgtgcgcgttgccgaccgattagaaacttgtacactccttgtAGCttttgtcgtgatttttttaagtggagatagttgaagggatggagagcgacataggttactatttgtctctttctaacgcgagcgaagccgcggacaaaagctagtaataaataatggaACACGATGTGCAGGCGAACGGCATCAAGATCGGGCCGCAGCactcgggcggcggcgcggcgggcggcgcgggcgcggcggcgggcggcgcggcgggcggcggcTGCTGTTAGGCGCGCGCCTGCACACACTGAGCCCAGCTGGCACGTCTAAGGTATGTACTgtttagggttgcaaaaaaaacgggttttttctggcttgaaaaaaaaaacgggttttttctggcttgaaaaaaaacggGTTTTTCTGGCtttaaaaaaacggtttttttctggagtgtgtttttttttctaaagatcGAAATATCAAAATTTGCAGAACAGTTAAAACTtgtatacggttttttagactttatgttaactattaaacaatagttatttgttatacaagggggcaaagttgtattttaacgccgagtgtggaattgaaaaacgagcaagtgaaaggattctatagttgaaccacgagcgaagcgagtggttcgagaatagaatcctgaacttgcgagttttttaacacacgagaagtaaaatacatttgcacccgagtgtaacacaaaacttttcccctcactatagcgaggaaactataaggcaaaaaaatgcgtttatcactgcttccagtagttccacaggtggtaaatcatctttattaccagattcacctacttttatcaattttaaagcagtttatttgactttattcaatgtcaaattactttacccactagtggataaaatgcgtttttacccgctggtattaaaggacaaaacacgtgtttccgagctagtgaggggaaaaattaattaataactttattttttgttttataaaactaacatttacacaatctatagttagtagttatcgctatttactgttggcaacacgacAGCAACAGCTCAGTCCCGACGGACCGCTTCTAAGAGTGTCGGTGTCTGATCGTGAGAAATTTAAGCGGATTTCATATTGATTTTCCCTCAAGAACTATAAGGAAAAGCGAAAACACTATAATTTTAAGGCTAAATTTTGTTTGCTGTATGCTGTAACAAAATTCCTCAATCAGTGTTCCATGTACAAATTATAACATTCTGTACAAAATCATAAGTTTTCTAATTTTGCCAGAAAAGTTGAATACttttgtattttctttgtgttatttaattatatatgttGTTCACAGGAATGGCGCAGCTGTGTGCAAC
This genomic stretch from Leguminivora glycinivorella isolate SPB_JAAS2020 chromosome Z, LegGlyc_1.1, whole genome shotgun sequence harbors:
- the LOC125241241 gene encoding ras-related protein Rab-2A-like, producing the protein METSAKTAANVEEAFINTAKEIYEKIQEGVFDINNEANGIKIGPQHSGGGAAGGAGAAAGGAAGGGCC